Proteins encoded together in one Bradyrhizobium sp. PSBB068 window:
- the fdhF gene encoding formate dehydrogenase subunit alpha gives MSNHQNSGQTIKFELDGQQVEARAGETIWQVAKRQGTEIPHLCYSPAPDYRPDGNCRACMVEIEGERVLAASCKRTPAVGMKVKSASQRAVAAQKMVMELLVADQPARETSHDPDSKFWHWAEKTGVTESRFPAAERWQADTSHPAMRVNLDACIQCGLCVRACREVQVNDVIGMAYRNHDSKIVFDFDDPMGESTCVACGECVQACPTGALMPAVMLDDKQTRVTWPDRKVDSLCPYCGVGCQVTYEVKDEKVIYAEGRDGPANHNRLCVKGRFGFDYIHHPNRLTKPLVRLPGVKKDANDQVDPANPYTHFREASWEEALDLAAAGLLKIRDEKGAKALAGFGSAKGSNEEAYLFQKLVRTGFGSNNVDHCTRLCHASSVAALFEGLSSGAVSAPFAAAADAEVIWVIGANPTVNHPVAATFIKNAAKRGAKLYVMDPRRQTLSRHATQHLAFKPGSDVAMLNAMIHTIITEGLTDEQYIAGYTEGYDDLKAKIQEFTPERMAPICGIPAETLREVARAYAGAKSSIIFWGMGISQHVHGTDNARCLIALALITGQVGRPGTGLHPLRGQNNVQGASDAGLIPMFLPDYQPVGRDDMRGAFERLWGQQLDPVRGLTVVEIMNAIHAGEIHGMYVEGENPAMSDPDLQHARQALAKLDHLVVQDLFVTETAFHADVILPASAFAEKSGSFTNTDRRVQLAREVIKPPGDARQDLWIIQEIGKRMGLPWNYAGPGEVFTEMAELMPSLKNITWERLVREGAVTYPVDDPDKPGNEIIFTTGFPTASGRGKIVPAKVIPPDELPDDEYPMVLSTGRVLEHWHTGSMTRRAQVLDQIEPEAVAFMTSKDMRKKGLVPGDFIRLETRRGAVEVKVRADRDVPENMVFMPFCYAEAAANLLTNPALDPFGKIPEFKFCAVRAEKIDIRTAAE, from the coding sequence ATGAGCAACCATCAGAACTCCGGCCAGACGATCAAGTTCGAGCTCGACGGGCAGCAAGTCGAAGCGCGGGCCGGCGAAACCATCTGGCAGGTCGCCAAGCGTCAGGGCACCGAGATCCCGCATCTCTGCTATTCGCCCGCGCCTGATTATCGGCCGGACGGCAATTGCCGCGCCTGCATGGTCGAGATCGAGGGCGAGCGCGTGCTGGCAGCGTCTTGCAAGCGCACGCCTGCGGTCGGCATGAAGGTGAAGTCGGCGAGCCAACGCGCGGTCGCGGCGCAGAAGATGGTGATGGAGTTGCTCGTCGCCGATCAGCCGGCGCGCGAGACTTCGCACGATCCGGACTCGAAATTCTGGCACTGGGCCGAGAAGACCGGCGTCACCGAAAGCCGATTCCCGGCGGCCGAGCGTTGGCAGGCCGACACCAGCCACCCGGCGATGCGCGTCAATCTCGATGCCTGCATCCAGTGCGGGCTGTGCGTGCGGGCGTGCCGTGAGGTGCAGGTCAACGACGTGATCGGCATGGCTTATCGCAATCACGATTCGAAGATCGTGTTCGACTTCGACGATCCGATGGGCGAATCGACCTGCGTCGCCTGCGGCGAGTGCGTGCAGGCCTGTCCGACCGGCGCGCTGATGCCGGCCGTGATGCTCGACGACAAGCAGACCCGCGTCACCTGGCCCGACCGCAAGGTGGACTCGTTGTGCCCGTATTGCGGCGTCGGATGCCAGGTCACCTACGAGGTCAAGGACGAGAAGGTGATCTACGCGGAAGGCCGCGATGGGCCTGCCAATCACAACCGGCTCTGCGTCAAGGGCCGCTTCGGCTTCGACTACATCCATCACCCCAATCGCCTGACCAAGCCGCTGGTACGGCTGCCCGGCGTCAAGAAGGACGCCAACGACCAGGTCGATCCGGCCAATCCCTACACCCATTTCCGCGAAGCATCGTGGGAAGAAGCGCTCGATCTTGCCGCCGCGGGTTTGCTAAAAATCCGCGACGAGAAGGGTGCCAAGGCACTCGCCGGGTTCGGTTCGGCCAAGGGCTCCAATGAAGAGGCCTATCTGTTCCAGAAGCTGGTGCGCACCGGCTTCGGCTCCAACAATGTCGACCACTGCACGCGGCTGTGCCACGCCTCGTCGGTGGCGGCGCTGTTCGAAGGACTGAGCTCTGGCGCGGTGTCGGCGCCGTTTGCAGCCGCCGCTGATGCCGAGGTGATCTGGGTGATCGGCGCCAATCCGACCGTGAACCATCCGGTCGCCGCGACCTTCATCAAGAACGCCGCCAAGCGCGGCGCCAAGTTGTACGTGATGGACCCGCGACGGCAGACGCTGTCGCGCCATGCCACGCAGCACCTCGCCTTCAAGCCCGGCAGCGACGTCGCGATGCTGAACGCGATGATCCACACCATCATCACTGAAGGTCTCACCGACGAGCAGTACATCGCCGGCTACACCGAGGGCTATGACGACCTCAAGGCGAAAATCCAGGAGTTCACACCGGAGCGCATGGCGCCGATCTGCGGTATTCCCGCCGAGACGCTGCGCGAGGTCGCGCGCGCCTATGCCGGCGCCAAATCGTCGATCATCTTCTGGGGCATGGGCATCAGCCAGCACGTCCACGGCACCGACAATGCGCGCTGCCTGATCGCGCTGGCGCTGATCACCGGCCAGGTCGGCCGCCCCGGCACCGGGCTGCATCCGCTGCGCGGCCAGAACAACGTGCAGGGCGCCTCCGACGCCGGCCTGATCCCGATGTTCCTGCCGGACTATCAGCCGGTCGGCCGCGACGACATGCGCGGTGCCTTCGAGAGACTGTGGGGGCAGCAGCTCGATCCGGTGCGCGGGCTGACCGTCGTCGAGATCATGAACGCGATCCACGCCGGTGAAATCCACGGCATGTATGTCGAGGGCGAAAATCCAGCGATGTCCGATCCGGATCTGCAGCACGCGCGACAGGCGCTCGCCAAGCTCGATCACCTCGTCGTGCAGGACCTGTTCGTCACCGAGACCGCGTTCCACGCCGACGTCATCCTGCCGGCCTCGGCGTTCGCCGAAAAGTCCGGCTCCTTCACCAACACCGACCGCCGCGTGCAGCTGGCGCGCGAGGTGATCAAGCCGCCGGGCGATGCGCGGCAGGATCTCTGGATCATCCAGGAGATCGGCAAGCGGATGGGACTGCCCTGGAATTATGCCGGGCCAGGCGAGGTCTTCACCGAGATGGCCGAGCTGATGCCGTCGCTGAAGAACATCACCTGGGAGCGGCTGGTTCGCGAGGGCGCGGTGACCTATCCAGTCGACGATCCCGACAAGCCGGGCAACGAGATCATCTTCACGACCGGCTTCCCGACCGCAAGCGGTCGCGGCAAGATCGTGCCGGCCAAGGTGATCCCGCCGGACGAGCTGCCCGACGACGAGTATCCGATGGTGCTGTCGACCGGGCGTGTTCTCGAACATTGGCACACCGGCTCGATGACGCGTCGCGCGCAGGTGCTCGACCAGATCGAGCCCGAGGCGGTCGCGTTCATGACGTCGAAGGACATGCGCAAGAAGGGGCTCGTGCCCGGCGACTTCATTCGCCTGGAAACCCGCCGTGGCGCGGTCGAGGTCAAGGTGCGCGCCGACCGCGACGTGCCCGAGAACATGGTGTTCATGCCGTTCTGCTACGCGGAGGCGGCGGCGAACCTCTTGACCAACCCGGCGCTCGATCCGTTCGGCAAGATTCCCGAATTCAAGTTCTGCGCGGTCCGCGCCGAGAAGATCGATATCCGGACGGCGGCGGAGTAG
- a CDS encoding NAD(P)H-dependent oxidoreductase subunit E: MSGDDVHKVRAFEHPGAGRKRAKATPKGRQVDPAAAHEIEALLSDRPRRRDLLIEYLHLIQDKYHQISAAHLAALADEMKLSFAEVFETATFYAHFDIVKEGEPDIAPLTVRVCDSLTCAMLGGEQLLKDLQSRAGPGIRVVRAPCVGRCDTAPAAEVGHNFVDHATVTNVLAAAKSGDTHVHLPPYVDYDAYVTGGGYQLLARLRSGVLPREDLLKALDDASLRGLGGAGFPTGRKWRAVLGEPGPRLMAVNGDEGEPGTFKDRYYLETDPHRFLEGMLIGAHVVEAPDVYIYIRDEYPACREILEREIAKLPPGGPTLHLRRGAGAYICGEESSLLESIEGKRGLPRHKPPYPFQVGLFGLPTLINNIETLWWVRDIVEKGADWWKSHGRNERHGLRSFSVSGRVKDPGVKLAPAGITLRELIDEFCGGMADGHTLQAYLPGGASGGILPASMDDIPLDFGTLEKYGCFIGSAAVVVLSQADDVREAALNLMKFFEDESCGQCTPCRAGTEKAALLMQRPVWDKELLDQLSQAMRDASICGLGQAASNPLTSVIKYFPDGFRPQQAAE, encoded by the coding sequence ATGAGCGGAGACGACGTTCACAAGGTTCGCGCGTTCGAGCATCCCGGAGCCGGCCGAAAGCGGGCGAAAGCCACGCCCAAGGGACGCCAGGTCGACCCTGCCGCCGCGCATGAGATCGAGGCGCTGCTCTCTGACCGGCCGCGCCGGCGCGACCTCCTGATCGAGTACCTGCATCTGATCCAGGACAAGTACCATCAGATCTCGGCGGCGCATCTGGCCGCGCTCGCCGACGAGATGAAGCTGTCATTCGCCGAAGTGTTCGAGACCGCGACCTTCTACGCGCATTTCGACATCGTGAAGGAGGGCGAGCCTGACATCGCGCCGCTCACTGTGCGCGTCTGCGATTCGCTGACCTGCGCGATGCTCGGCGGCGAGCAGCTGTTGAAGGATCTTCAGTCCCGCGCCGGCCCCGGCATCCGCGTGGTGCGTGCACCGTGCGTCGGCCGCTGCGACACCGCGCCTGCTGCAGAGGTCGGCCACAACTTCGTCGATCATGCGACCGTCACCAATGTGCTCGCGGCGGCGAAGAGCGGCGATACCCATGTGCATCTGCCGCCCTACGTCGACTACGACGCCTATGTTACGGGCGGCGGATACCAACTGCTGGCGCGGCTGCGCTCAGGCGTGCTGCCGCGCGAAGACCTGCTGAAGGCGCTCGACGATGCCTCGCTGCGCGGTCTCGGCGGCGCCGGTTTCCCGACCGGCCGCAAATGGCGCGCCGTGCTCGGCGAACCCGGGCCGCGGCTGATGGCCGTCAACGGCGACGAGGGCGAGCCCGGCACCTTCAAGGACCGCTATTATCTCGAGACCGATCCGCATCGCTTCCTCGAGGGCATGCTGATCGGCGCGCACGTGGTGGAGGCGCCGGACGTCTACATCTATATCCGCGACGAATACCCGGCCTGCCGCGAGATCCTCGAGCGCGAGATCGCAAAGCTTCCGCCCGGTGGTCCGACCCTGCATCTGCGGCGCGGCGCCGGCGCCTATATCTGCGGCGAGGAATCCTCGCTGCTGGAATCGATCGAGGGCAAGCGCGGCCTGCCGCGGCACAAGCCGCCATATCCGTTCCAGGTCGGGCTGTTCGGCCTGCCGACGCTGATCAACAACATCGAGACGTTGTGGTGGGTGCGCGACATCGTCGAGAAGGGCGCCGACTGGTGGAAGAGCCACGGCCGCAACGAACGCCACGGCCTGCGCAGCTTCTCGGTGTCTGGACGCGTCAAGGATCCCGGCGTCAAGCTCGCGCCCGCCGGCATCACCTTGCGCGAACTGATCGACGAGTTCTGCGGCGGCATGGCCGACGGCCACACCTTGCAGGCCTATCTGCCGGGCGGTGCATCCGGCGGCATCCTGCCGGCCTCGATGGATGACATCCCGCTCGATTTCGGCACGCTGGAGAAATACGGCTGCTTCATCGGTTCGGCCGCCGTCGTCGTGCTCTCGCAGGCTGATGACGTCAGGGAGGCCGCGCTGAACCTGATGAAGTTCTTCGAGGATGAGAGCTGCGGGCAATGCACGCCCTGCCGCGCCGGGACCGAGAAGGCGGCGCTGCTGATGCAGCGACCGGTCTGGGACAAGGAACTGCTCGACCAGTTGAGCCAGGCGATGCGCGATGCGTCGATTTGCGGCCTCGGTCAGGCCGCCTCCAATCCGCTGACATCAGTGATCAAGTATTTTCCGGACGGCTTTCGTCCGCAGCAAGCCGCCGAATAG